The Brassica napus cultivar Da-Ae chromosome C7, Da-Ae, whole genome shotgun sequence genome has a segment encoding these proteins:
- the LOC111207970 gene encoding uncharacterized protein LOC111207970 translates to MAALLASRSLHHSNESKQFEIPVGATSQHSYSTTVGKDNLAADALSRVEGSEVLSMALSVMDYDLMKMIQVSYGKDLQVKEVIESLKKKPDAKRHFTWSQGVLRQKSKLVIPMDVELKDTILRWLHESGSGGHSGRDATHQRVKSLFYWKGMSKDIQHFIRSAEFVSSVSMKLSRHQVFSNL, encoded by the exons ATGGCGGCATTACTTGCTTCACGGTCACTTCATCATTCGAACGAATCAAAGCAGTTTGAAATACCTGTTGGAGCAACGTCTCAACATTCCTATTCAACAACAGTG GGCAAAGACAATTTAGCTGCTGATGCTCTGTCTCGTGTTGAGGGTTCAGAAGTGTTGAGTATGGCCTTATCAGTAATGGATTATGACCTTATGAAGATGATACAAGTGAGTTATGGGAAGGATCTTCAAGTGAAAGAAGTGATTGAGTCCTTGAAGAAAAAACCTGATGCAAAACGGCATTTTACTTGGTCTCAAGGAGTTTTGCGACAGAAGAGTAAGCTGGTGATTCCTATGGATGTTGAGTTGAAGGATACCATTCTGAGATGGTTACATGAGTCTGGTAGTGGAGGGCATTCAGGTAGAGACGCAACACATCAGCGTGTGAAAAGCTTGTTTTACTGGAAGGGTATGAGTAAAGACATTCAGCATTTCATTCGGAGTGCAGAGTTTGTCAGCAGTGTAAGCATGAAACTGTCGCGTCACCaggtcttctccaacctttgA